The bacterium DNA window ACTGCTCGCCAGCGCCCGGAGGCGAGGCATGCGCTGCGATCTGCTCGATCTGCGCAACTCCGGAGATACCGCTGGCGATCGCAGCCGCGTCGTCGGCTACGCGGCGTTCGCTTTCTACGAGAACTAGATGACGACCCAGGTGGAATCCACCGCCCGGCGCGGAGCGGTCCTGCTCCGGCTGGCGCGCCGAGTCATCGAGAGCGAACTGGGCCTCGGAGGCGAGCGGGCGGACGATCTCGAGGCCGATTGGCTAGATCAACCCGCCGCCACCTTCGTTACCTTGCACCTGGACGGCCGCCTGCGAGGCTGTATCGGCAGTCTCGGCGCCCGACGAACGCTGCGCGAGGATGTGACCCGCAACGCCCTTGCGGCGGCTTTCGAAGACCCGCGGTTTCCGTCGTTGACGGCCGAGGAGTTGGCGAGCGTGAGCCTGGAGGTTTCGATCCTTGCGCCCGCCGAGCCCATGCAGTGCTCGAGCGAGGACGAGCTTCTGAAGGCGCTGCGGCCCGGTGTCGACGGGCTGGTTCTCGAGTGTGGGGCGCACCGATCGACCTTCTTGCCGCAGGTCTGGGAGAGCTGTCGCGAGCCACGGCGTTTCGTGGCGGCGCTGAAGCGCAAAGCCGGCCTGGCGAGCGACTTCTGGAGCGAGGAGATTCGCTTCTGGCGCTACACGGTGGAGAAGTTCGGCGAAGACTGAGCCTCTTGGAGTTTGGGGGGCGATAGGCCAAAGTCGGCCAGCGTCGCTACGGGTGTTTAGCCAAGCTGCTCACTCGGCGCGGAGAGCCTCGACCGGATCCAGTCGGGCGGCTCGGCGCGCCGGCATCACCCCGGACGCGATGCCGGTCAGAAAGCTGACGGCGATGGCCGCGAAAACGAAGATCGCGGGCGTGTGGACCGGCAGTCCTGGGACGGCGGTGCGGATGAGCGCGCACAAACCGAGGCCGGCTCCGATTCCAAGCAGGCCGCCGAGCATCGCGAGGACCGCCGCCTCGGTGAGGAAGACGAGCTCGACCTGACGTCGGGTCGCGCCGAGCGAGCGGATGAGCCCGATCTCGTTGGTGCGCTCGCCGACCGCGATCCACATCATCGTGAGGATGCCGATCGCGCCGACCAGAAGCGAGACCCCGCCGATGGCGCCCACCGCCATCGTGATGATGTTCATGATGTTGCCGAAGGTCTCGAGCATCGCTGCCTGGGTGGTGATCGTGACGTCGTCCTTGCCGCCGTGACGCTCCATGAGCAGTAGCCGAATCGCTTCGGCGACGTCCTCGGGCTTGCGGCCGTGGGCGAACGTCAGATCGATTTCGTTGAGCTCGTCTTGATTGAAGATCCGCATCGCCGTCGTCACCGGGATGAAGGCGGCGTCGTCGAGGTCGAAGCCCATCATCTGCCCCTTGGACTCCATGACACCGACCACACGAAACCGAGAGCCGGCGATCTTGACGAACTTACCCAGCGGGTTCTCGCTGCTGAAGATCTCGCGTTTGAGCTTTGGGCCGAGCACCGCCTGCTGGAAGCCCTGCCGCGGGTCGCCTCCGGGCCAGAAGTCGCCAATTCGCACGGTCCATCGCCAGACCTCGTCCATCTCGGGGGTGATGCCGTAGACGAAGACACTGCGACCTCGACCACCGGCTTCGACGCGCGCCATGCCGAAGGAGAACGGCACGACGTCCTCGATTCCGGGGATCCGGCGCAGAGCCTCGGAATCGTCCAGCGTGAGCTTGTGGGTGCTGCCACCGAAGATACCCGGGATGCCACCGGTGTCGATCTTGCCCGGATTGATGGCGATGATGTTGGTGCCAAACTGCGAAAACTGCTCCACCATGTAGCGCCGGGTGCCCTCTCCCAGCGAAGTAAGCAGGATCACGCTGGTGACTCCGATTGCGATCCCGATCATCGACAGAATCGATCGCAGTCGATGGCTGGTGATGGCCCTGAGGGCGAGGCGGATGAGCTCGAGCACTGCGCAATCCTTACTTTATCTGCGGCTGAGAGCGGTCACGGGGTCCAGCCGGGTCGCACGGCGCGCCGGCAGGAATCCGAAGACCGTGCCGACGGCGACCGAGAGGCCGAAGGCGGCGGCAACGGCCCAGAGCGGCGGGCTCGCGGGCAGCGCCGGATAGAGCTGAACCAGGAGGGCGACTGCCAACCAGCCGACCGCGAGACCGAGCAGCCCTCCGGCGGCCGAGATGAAGGTCGCCTCGGTCAGAAAGGCCGCGAGAATCTGCGGGCCGGACGCGCCGATCGCCTTCAAGAGCCCGATCTCTCGCGTGCGCTCCGACACCGAAACCAGCATCACGTTCATGATGCCGATACCGGCGACGGACAATGAGATCGCCGCGATCGCTCCGACCACCAGCGTCAGGGTGTCGAGAATCTGGGAGAAGGTCGCAACCACTGCGTCTTGGGTCAGGATGGTGATGTCCTCTTCTTCGTGTCGCTCGGTGACCAGGCCGAGGATGGACTCCTTGGCGATATCTAGATCGGAATGGGCATGGACCTGCGCCACGACTCGAAATAGGGAAGAGCGATTCAACATGCGCATGCCGGTGCGAACCGGCACGATGGCAATGTCGTCGAAGTTGACGCCGACGTTCACGCCTCCTTCCGCGAGCACGCCGATCACACGAAAGCGCCAGCCACCGACCCGAAGAATTTCTCCGATTGGATCGGCGGCGCCGAAGAGCTCGCGGGCTGCCTTGGAGCCGAGTACGAGCTCGGCTCCGCCGCGGAACATCTCCTCGGCCGGCAGGAACTCGCCTCGGGCCATCTCGAGGTCACGTATCTCGAGGTACGATCGGGTGGTTCCAAAAACCGGCATCTGGCGCCGGCGGTCGCCCGTAGAGACCTCCTCGGTCCCGACGGTGACGGGCGCGACCTTGTGGACCGAGCGGATCTCGCGCTCGATCGCCAGAGCGTCGTCGAGAGTCAGGTCGTTCGGTACGCCCCCGAACCCGAACGAGCCCGAGGTCTCGGTCTTGCCGGGCATGACGATCAGGAGATTCGTGCCCAGTCCCGCGAACTGGTCGATGACGTAGCGCCGAGCGCCTTCGCCCAGAGCCGTCAGGATCACGACCGCGCTCACGCCGATCATGACCCCGAGCAGGCTCAGCGCCGTACGCAGACCGTGTCCCTTCAGGCTACCGGCCGCGAAGCGCAGCACGTCGCGCCACCGGATCGAATGAAGTTCTTTTTGCGCCATCGCGGTCAGGTCTCGGTGAGGATGGCCAGAATCTCGTCGAGTTGATCGCCGCGTACGCGTTTGGCGATCTTGCCGTCCACGAGGACAACGATGCGATCGGCGCGCTGGGCTACCTTGAGGTCGTGGGTCACGACCAGAAGCGTGAGCCCGGCATCGTTCATCTTGTCCAGTAGATCCAGGATCACGTTGCCCGATTTGGTGTCGAGGTTGCCGGTGGGCTCGTCGGCGAGCAGAATCGACGGCTTCATGATCGTCGCGCGGGCGAGCGCGATGCGCTGACGTTCGCCTCCGGAGAGCTGCTCGGGCTGGTGATCGGCGCGATTGGACAGCTCCACCGCCTCGATCGATTCGGCGACTCGCTGTCGTCGCTCGGCTCGTGGAATGCCGGCGAAAATCATCGGAAGCTCGACGTTCTCGGCAGCCGTCAGCCGCGGCACCAGATGAAAGAACTGAAAAACGAATCCGATGCGATGGCGACGGACCTCGGTCAGCTCTCGGGTCGATAGATTCCCGACCGCTCGGCCCTCGAGCTCATAGGTCCCGCCCGATGGGCGATCGAGGCAGCCGAGAATGTTGAGCAGCGTCGATTTGCCCGAACCGGAGGGACCCATGATCGCGACGTGTTCTCCGGACTGGATCTCCTCGTTGATGTCGACGAGCGCGTGGACCTTCTCCTCGCCGACCTCGAAGGTACGGTCGATTCCTCGCAGCCGGATCATCGTTTCGGATTCGGTGAGGCTTGCTGGCTGGCTCACGTCTCGTCGGTGTCGGATACCGCCTCGGCCTTGGCACCGTCCTCGATATCGGCCTGATCCAGGGACACGACCACGAGCTCGCCCTCGGCGAGACCGTTCAGGACTTCGGTGAAGTTCCAGTTTCGAATGCCGACCTCGAGATCACGCTCGTGCAGGGTTCCCTCGTTGAGCACCATCGCCTTGTTGCCCTCGATCAACGCGGCGGTCGGAATGCGCAGGACCTCGTCTCGAGTCTCGAGAATCACCTCCAGGTCGGCCGAAGTACCTGGAAGAAGCGTCGAGGCGAAGTCAGAGTCCTCGAGCTCGGCTTCGACCTCGACGGTGCGGTTCTGCTCCTGGATGTCGAGCACATAGGGGGCGACTCTGGTGATCTTGGCCGCGAACTCCCGACCTCGGTGCGAGTCGATCGTGACCCGAACCTGCTGGCCTGCTCGAATGCGGGCCGAGTCGACCTCGTCCATCGGCGCGGAAATGTAGATCGAGGACGGGTCGATCATGTCGAGCACCGCCGGGATCGGCAGCGCCGGCGGCGAGGGCGTGGTCCACTCGCCGACCTCGACCGTCAACTCGGCAATGACGCCGTCGAACGGCGCCCGAAGAAAGGTCTTGGAAAGCTCGGTTCGGGTTAGAGATACCGCCGCGCGCGCGCGGGCGGTCTGGGCCGAGGCGGCGGTGCAGGCGGCGTCGGCGGCAGAGTGTGCGCTCTCGGCCTGGTCGAGCAGGTCGATCGAAACGATCTGGTCTTTGGCCAGGCGCTGGACTCGCTCCATTTCGCGTCGGGCGCGCTCCGACGACACGCAGGCGCGGTTTTCCTCCGCTCGCGCCGCTTCGAGCTCGCGCTGTCTCAGGACGAGGTTGGCTTCCTGGGTCCTGGCGTCGAGCTCGAGGATGATGTCGCCTTTCGAGACCCGGTCGCCCTCGCGAAAGGGCAAGGCCAGGACCTGGCCCCCGACTTCGGGCGACAGCCTGGCGCGGTGGCGAGCCGTGACGGTACCGGCTCGCGAGTTCGTGATCGTCGCTTCGACCCGACCCTTCGCGACTCGCTCGACGCGAACCTTCAGAGGCTCGGGCGCCAGCACGGTCAGGCGTAGGATCCAGATCAGAGCGACTACGCCCACCGGTATTCCGATACGAAGAATCCAACGACGCATATTCAAAACTGTAGCAGTAACAGAGCGCCGCGCGCGATCGCTCTGGACAGCAGCGCCCCTCTTGCCTCTTCGGGTGGGTCGGGGCCCTCAGGGCTTAGTACGATGGAGCTGCCGTGTGTCGTCGACCGCGTTCCCCCACCCCTTGGCTACGACGCCTGGTATGGGCGCTTCTGGCCCTGCTGGGGCTCGTCGCCGTAGCGGTCGGGGTGCTCTGGCTGGCGTTGGGATCGTCTTCGGTACGGCAGAAGGCACTGGCCAGAGCGAGCCAGTGGGCGGAGACCAAGTTCGGGATCACCTTCAGCGCGCGCGACGTGTCCCTCCAACTCAGTCCCTTACACGGCTCGCTCAGCCTTGAGGGTGTCGAGGTAGCGAGCGTTTCGGCCGGGCCCTTTCTGGTCGCGGAGGACGTTCGGCTTGTGGCAAGCCCCTGGTCGGTTCTGCATGGCGCACGTCGAGTGAGCCACTTCGGAGTGTCTGGCGTGGTAGTGGATCTGGCCGGTGTCCCACCGGCGTGGCTGGAAACAAGCGACGAGGAGGCCGACGGTCCGCCACTGACGCTGCCTGAGGTGGATATCCTCGCTATTCACGGCCTGAGTGTCAGATCGCTCGCTTCGGTCTACGAGGCCGAGTGGCTGGAGGCAGCGCAAGCCGACGAATTGGCGATTGCTGGGCGGCTTCAAGACCAGCGCCTCGAGCTCGGTCTGGTGGAAGGTCGAATCACGATCGATACGACCTTCACGCAGTCACTCGTGCTCGGCCTGGACGGCCACGCGGCTCGCACGTCGGACGGAGTCATGATCTTGGATGGCTTGGAGCTCGCGTCCCCAGAGCTCGCCCTTCGTCTCAACGCGCGAGGCTCCGGGTTCGAGGATCTCTCGGGCGACTACGAATTGGAGCTCGATGCGGGCACAGTTCTTCGGGGCCAGGCTTCGGCCGCCAAGATCAGGGCGTCGGGTGTCTTCGATTCGGCACGAAAGCACGCCACTTTGAAGCTCGCGGCTCCGAAACAGAGCCTCGCTCTCGTCGAGGATCTCGTCGGTCCGGAGGTGTGGTCGCGCTACCCACTGGGCGATACGAGCTTCGATCTCGAGGCGGATCTCGAGCTCGACAACGGCAGGAGCGACGGTGAGGTGCGCTGGCAGGCGAGGCGAGCGGGAGTCGAGGTCTTGAGTCTGGAGGCGCAGCCCAGGCTCTCGATCGACGCGGGCTCTCTCGAGATGCCTTTCGAGGCTGCGGTCTATCCGGGCCGCGGAGGAACGCGCAGGTTGAGTGGAGTGGTCAGGGCCTCCGACGTGCGCCAGCCGGCTGCGGCGGTAATCGAACGAGGTGGGTGGGCTGTGAACGTCCCCGATCTCGAGTCCGAGCTCAGCTTCTTGCGAGTCCAGTGGCCGGAGCTTGTCTCGGCCGAGCTGTACAGCGCCCTCCGGAGTGGCGCCCGAGGCGCTCTGGCCGGCGACGGCACGGTCAACGGCCGACTCGTCGACCCTGAGCTGCAAGCCAGACTGGACTGGCAGCCGACATCGGCGTCGTTGGTGGAGGTGTCCTTCGCCGGATTCCCGGCTCAGGGTTCGGGAGACTCGACGGTTCGGCTGGCGGGACTGCCTGTGGATCTCTTCTTGGACGATGTTTCCGGACTGGTCAGCGGGAAGGCGTCGGCATCGCGTACGGGCACGAGCTCCCCGGAGATCCAGTTCGAGCTCACGACTTCTGCCCTTTCCTGGACCGGAGAGGCAGTCCTTGACGGCGCCAGCCTGAAGGGGCGATCGCGGGACGGGATCCTCGAGTGGGAAGCAGAGGGGAGATCGCCCACCCATGGACCCCTCGTGGCGGCCGGTACCCTCTCGACCGAGCTACCGATTGAAAGGGGAGAGGCACGGCTGCAGGTCCTCGCCGGTCCGGCCGCGCTTTCACGCCTCGATCTCGAGGCTCGGCTGGAAGGCGGCGTGCTCCGGGTCGCGACCCGAGAACCGGCCGCGGTCTTCGGCTCGAGCGCGACGGTGGAGGCGGCAGTGCCACTGAAGACCCTAGCCGGGTCGATTCCGGCGCTGGCGGACCTCATCCGCGAGGACCGGGTCCCTGGAGTCGGCGGTCCGATCGTCGCCGAGGTGGAGATCGAGCCCGGCGACTGGACGGGCGCGGTCGAGGACTTCACCGGGCACCGACTGGAAGCAGCGGCCGCCGGTGGCAGCCTGGAGATCGCGCTCGATCCGATGAAACCCGCGCTGGCAGAGGGCCGATTGACAATCTCAGGACTCGAGGTCGCCACCGAGACCGGTCGATGGCGGGCCGCGGAGGCTCTGGCGGCCCACTTCGGCAACGGTAGGGTCGAGATCGAGCCCTGGCGCCTCGTGAGCGAGCTGGCGCAAGTCGAGCTGAACGGCGATCTCTCACTCTGGCCCGGCTGGACCCCTGACCAGCCTCTGTCGCGCTTGCTCGCGCGGGGCCGCGGTGTTGTCGTCGCCGAGGCGCCGGCCGCTGACCACGACCTTCCCGGTGGTCTGCGGTCGCTCAACCTGCCGTGGCGGGTGGACAGCGGCCGGCTGGAGATCGTCGACGGGCGGTTGATCTTCGCGGGCGCCGATCCGGCCGATCCGGAAGAGCAGGGCAGGGTCGAGGCCGCGTTGCCGCTCGGAGGCGGGGAGGGTGGCCGAGTTTTCGACCTTCATCTCGAGGTGCCTTCTCGCGACTGGCGTGAAGTGCTTGGCCGGGAAGGGCTGGCGGAGGAAATCGACTCGTTGATCGCGGCACTCGAGGTCGAGCTGACCGGCGAGCTCGACGATCCCCTGGGCGTCAGCGGGTACATCGTCGTTCCCGAGTTTCGAGCGCGACTGGGTGAAAGGATCTCCGAGCTCGAGAAGCCACTGACGATTTCGATCCGAGACCGACGCGCCTTGCTCGAAGAGGGTGTCTTGAAAACTGCGGGAGAGTTGTTCAGTTACCGCGGAAGCATCGATCTTGCGGAGACCTGGTCGGCCGAGGAGGGCTGGGAGGCTGCGATAGCCCGGCTCGAGCTCCTGGCGCACGGGCGGCTCGACGGCGCGGTGTTGAACCCTCTGCTCCTGGGCGGAGTCGCCTCGGGCTCGGTCGAAGTCGACGTCTCGCTGTCGGGGGCCCTCGAGAATCTCGAGGGGCGGGCGCGAGTAAGCGGCGAGATAGCCTCAGTTGTCTATCGCGAACCCTATCTGGTCAGGCTGTCGGCGCTCGATATCGACCTCGGTTTCAGCGACGGCACGGTCGAGGTGCGCCGAGGGCATCTGAAGCTCAACGAGGGCGAGCTGGACCTTTCGGGAGTCGTCCTGGATGGAGAGGGAGTCACGGATCTGCGTTTGGCACTGCGAGACGCGAACTTTCGCCTGGACCACGGGCTGATTGTCAAGGTCGACAGTGATTTACGCTACCGATCGCCCCTGCCTCCGGAGGTGATCTCCGCCCTGGCCGAGGCGTCCGAACGCGACGCGTTGGTGTCGGGCCGGATCGAGGTGGATCGAGGCTATCTGACCCGACGCATCAACCTGGACGTCGATTTTCTGACCCAGCTGCTGGCGCCGATCGACCTGACCTCGACCACCGACGATCCACTCGAGGCGATCGAGCTGAACCTCCAGGTAACCACCCGGGAAGGCGTTCGGGTAAAGAACAATATCGCCGATCTCCTGGCCAGGTGGGACCCGATCTCGGTTCACGGCAGTCTTCTGCGGCCGGTGATCGAGGGGGTCGTCGAGGTCGAGCCGGGTGGCCTGGTCCACCTCTACGGGCAGACGGTTCGGCTCGACAGCGCGTCGATCTCCTACCCGGGCGATCTGGGCGCCGAGCCCAGGTTGGATCTGGAGACCACGACGTCCTTGGAGGACCCGTCGATCGGCCAGCTGGCCGGCAACGACCCCTTTCGAGGCGAGGATGAGACCGACCAGCCGGTCGTCGGCCTGGACGACGTCACCGGCGATCTGGCTCTTTACTACGGCGAGCAGCTTGCTCAACGGTTGAGTGAGTCGCTTGGCGAGATCCAGGTCTCGATACGGCCGGTGCTCGTTTTCGGCGAGGCGGATCCGACCACGCGCCTGACGGTGAGCCGGGACTTCTCCGCCAACGTGGCACTCGCAGCCTCGGTGGACCTGCGCAATGCCGAGAACCAGACCTATGTAATGGACGTCCGCGAGCTGCAGCGCCTGCCGGGACTCGTCGGACAGACATTCACCGACGACGAATCCGCCTACGGCGGCTCCCTCTTTCAGAAGCTGGAGTTCGGAGGGGCGCGGCGGCTCGAGGACACGGGTCCGCGGATTCGCCGGATTCGAGTCCCGAAGCTGGCAGGTGTTTCGAAACGAAGCATCAAGAGGAACCTGGGAATCGCGAAGGGCGACCGCCTGGCTCCCGGGTCGGCGTTCGCCGCCGAGGTCGAGTTGATCGAGCACCTACGGCGGCGCGGCTACCCGAGCGCCTCGGTGCGCATGATCGCTTCCCTCGATGAAGCCGGCGAGCGAGTCGAGTTGGACGTCGAGCTGGAGGCGGGACCCAGGATCGATTTCCGCTTCATCGGTGAGAAGATCCCGAAGGCACTGCGCGGATCCGTTCGAGACCTCTACCGGGTTGAAGCACCCGAAGCCGAGACGCTGGGCGAAATCCGGGCACAAACCGTTCGTGTGTTGCGCAGCCGGGGATTTCTGGATCCCCAGGTCGAGGTCGAGATCGTCCACGGAGAGTCCGACAGCAATCGGACGATCGAGGTGCGGGGTGAGGGCGGCGTGCGCATCGAGCCCGGGCCTCCGGTGTTCATGGGGCTGGGGCCGGAAGACGCCGAGATCGTCGCCCAGCGGTTCGCGGGACCCGTGCAGCGGGTCGAGCTGGCGCTGGGGCTGCCCGAGGCGGACCAGCGCCTGGTGAGCACTCTGGTCAAGCTCGGTTATCCGGACGCTCGAATCGTCCGGCGATGGTCCGAGCAGGAGGGCAAGGGCCTAAACGTCGAAGTCGAGACCGGAGCGCGCCGGCGAATTCACTCGATCGCACTGACCGGTGTCGACAACGATACGGAGCGAGCCAGACTGACCGAAGCGTTGGCGGTCACGGCGGAGAGCCCGGCGCGCGGCGATCTTCTGGCGCTTTCGGTGCTGCAGCTCGGCGAACAGCTCGAGGAGGACGGCTATGGGCGCGCGCGCGTTTCGCTCGCGACGGAGGAACTTCCCGGAGATCCCTTCAGAACTGCCGTGATCTTCGACGTAGTCAAGGGAGAGCGCGAGTCGGTGGGCGCGGTCGATTTCGACGGATTGCGGGCGAGCCGCAAGTCCTGGGCGGGGCGAGTCACCGACCTCGAAGCCGGGGACACGCTGGGGCCCAGCACTTTGAATTCGGCTCGGCGCAATCTTCTGAGTACGGGAGTGTTCTCGTCGGTGTCGTCTCGGGTCGAAGGCGCCGAGGGTGCCGGCGAGCTCGTCGTTTTCGAGGTGGAGGAGCGCGAGCGCTACGAGCTCGCCTACGGTGCCCGCTGGCGAAGTGAAGACGGCTTGAGCGCGGTTCTCGACGCGTCCAACCGAAATCTCCTCGGTCGAGGCGCCACGGTTGCCATGAGGGCGCTCTACCGGGATGACGACCAGAGCTTGCGTTGGCTACTCCGGCTGCCACGCGCCAGGAAGAATGCCGGCAGCTTCGAGATATTCGCGTCGGCTCGAAGCCGGGTGGACGCGGGCATTGTCGAAGACATTCTCGAGACCACGCTTCAGTATTCGCGGCCCTTTGGCGGGCACTCCACGGTACGTGTCTACGGTCGCTACCGTGACACCGAGCTTTCCGAAGAGAACCCGGATCCTTTCCTCCCGTTCGAGGAGAGAATCAAGCGGCCGCTCTTCGGGACGCAGTACATTTTCGACAATCGGAGCTCGGATCCGATTCATCCTCTGGGAACGTTCGTCAGTGTCGATCTTTCCGGCAGCGATCAGTCGTTTGGCGACTTCGGCTTCGCCCGCGTGTTCTCTCAGCTACGTCATTTTCGTGATCTGCCGCAGCTCGCGGGCAGGCGGCTCACTTGGGGACAATCACTCCAGCTCGGCGCCGCCGAAGCGTTTGGGGAACTGTTTCTGCTCCCGGTGGACCGCTTCACCGCAGGCGGTGAGTACTCGGTCCGAGGCTATGGCTTCGAGTCGCTGGGGCCGGAGGACGAGCGGCTTTTCGCGAGCGAATCCGCCGTTGTTGTCCTCAATCAAGAACTGAGATGGAAGGCGTTGGACCGGCTGTCGCCGGTGGCCTTCGTGGATGTCGGCAACGTCTATCAGGATCTGGGCGATCTGGGCTCGGCCCTCTTCGCGTCGGTTGGTTTCGGGGTGCGCGCCCTTACGCCGGTCGGCCTTCTGCGCCTGGACCTCGCGCACGCGCTAGATCGCCGGAGCGTGGATCCCGAGTTCAAGCTCTATTTTGGTCTCGGTACCTCCTTCTAGTTCGGGCAGCGGGGGACGTGGCGGGTTCGATATGGCACCTGGCTTGCGCTAAGCTGGTGCAGGGCCCGCGCGGCCCAAGCGAAAGGGAGGAGCCAGAGTTTTGTCCAGCAGATCGAAAAGAACTTTTGTAGTCGCCGTGTCCACTTTGCTGGTCCTGGCCATGAGCCTGGACGTCGAGGCCGGCAAGAAGAAGAACAAGAAGAAGAAGAGTAAGAAGAAGGCGGCCGCAAGTGTCACGGCGACGACCGAGGTCCCAAAAGCCAAGCTGACGACTTCGTTCTCGGGACAGATAAGGTCCGCGCAGAAGCATCTTCTGGCCTTCAACACTTCCGCCGCGGCGGCCGCGCTCGAGTCGGTCGAGTCGGAACGCGAGCCCGCGGTGTTGGCAGCCAGAGCTCGGGTTCTCGAGCAGAACGGTAGTTACGACAGCGCCGCCAGCATGCTGGAGGAGGCGGCCGCAGGTGCCGCCGGTTCACCCGAGCCCCTGATCTATCTGGGTGAAGCGCTGCTTCACGCCGAACGGCCCGGTGCCGCCGACGACGCTTTTGCGCGGGCGGAGAGCCGCGCGCGCAGCATCTTGAGCCTGGATCCCGAGAACGTGGACGCGCTGTACTTTCTCGGAGTCGCCGAGCAGCGCCGGATGCGCTTCGACGACGCTCTCGAGACGCTGACGAAGGTCCGAGCCGCGCGGCCGCGCGATGCGGTTGCCGCCTATCAGGTCGGTGCGACCCTGGCGTTCAAAAAGGACTGGGTAGGCGCGATGGAGGCCCTCGACGAGGCTATCGAGCTCGATTCGAGCATCGCTTACGCGTACTACTACCGTGGCCTGGCCGCCGGTCAGGCCGGCCGGAAGGACCGACTGGTTATCGATCTGGACAAGTTTCTCAAGATGGCCCCCCACGCTCCCGAGGCGGAGCGGGCCCGGAGAGTTATCAAGGCGGCGCAGTAGTTCTTGGCCCGACCGGAGCTCAGATAACCTCGATCTCGTCCAATCCCGCCTCGGCTTCCGGGTACTGGGGATCCATCCTCTCGAGGGTGGACACCAGGACCCGGGCGATGGCCAGGTTCCGGTACCACTTCTGGTCTGCCGGAATTGCGTACCAGGGTGCGTGTTCTGTGCTGCACAGAGTCAGGGCCTCCTGGTAGGCGGCCATGTACTCGTTCCATTGCCTGCGCTTGTCGAGATCGCCGCGCGAGAACTTCCAGTGGCGCGTGGGGTCGGACAGCCGATCCTCCATTCGCTGCTTCTGTTCGACCTTTGAGATGTGGAGGTAGAACTTGAGGATCACAGTTCCGGTGGCGGCGAGCAGTTCCTCGAACTGGTTGATCTGCTCGTAGCGCCGGCGCCAGACAGGTTCCGGAACGAGGGAGTCCACCCGCACGATCAGCACGTCCTCGTAGTGGGATCGGTTGAACAATCCGATCATGCCCTTGCCCGGTACCGCCCGGTGAACGCGCCAGAGATAGTCGTGCGCGAGCTCTCGCTTGCTGGGCGCCTTGAATGAGGTTACCTGCACGCCCTGTGGATTGACTCCCTGGAAGACTCGTCGAATCGTCGAGTCTTTGCCGCCTGCGTCCATCGCCTGCAGCATGACGAGAAGCTTTTGCTTACCCTCCGAATAGAGGCGG harbors:
- a CDS encoding BamA/TamA family outer membrane protein → MCRRPRSPTPWLRRLVWALLALLGLVAVAVGVLWLALGSSSVRQKALARASQWAETKFGITFSARDVSLQLSPLHGSLSLEGVEVASVSAGPFLVAEDVRLVASPWSVLHGARRVSHFGVSGVVVDLAGVPPAWLETSDEEADGPPLTLPEVDILAIHGLSVRSLASVYEAEWLEAAQADELAIAGRLQDQRLELGLVEGRITIDTTFTQSLVLGLDGHAARTSDGVMILDGLELASPELALRLNARGSGFEDLSGDYELELDAGTVLRGQASAAKIRASGVFDSARKHATLKLAAPKQSLALVEDLVGPEVWSRYPLGDTSFDLEADLELDNGRSDGEVRWQARRAGVEVLSLEAQPRLSIDAGSLEMPFEAAVYPGRGGTRRLSGVVRASDVRQPAAAVIERGGWAVNVPDLESELSFLRVQWPELVSAELYSALRSGARGALAGDGTVNGRLVDPELQARLDWQPTSASLVEVSFAGFPAQGSGDSTVRLAGLPVDLFLDDVSGLVSGKASASRTGTSSPEIQFELTTSALSWTGEAVLDGASLKGRSRDGILEWEAEGRSPTHGPLVAAGTLSTELPIERGEARLQVLAGPAALSRLDLEARLEGGVLRVATREPAAVFGSSATVEAAVPLKTLAGSIPALADLIREDRVPGVGGPIVAEVEIEPGDWTGAVEDFTGHRLEAAAAGGSLEIALDPMKPALAEGRLTISGLEVATETGRWRAAEALAAHFGNGRVEIEPWRLVSELAQVELNGDLSLWPGWTPDQPLSRLLARGRGVVVAEAPAADHDLPGGLRSLNLPWRVDSGRLEIVDGRLIFAGADPADPEEQGRVEAALPLGGGEGGRVFDLHLEVPSRDWREVLGREGLAEEIDSLIAALEVELTGELDDPLGVSGYIVVPEFRARLGERISELEKPLTISIRDRRALLEEGVLKTAGELFSYRGSIDLAETWSAEEGWEAAIARLELLAHGRLDGAVLNPLLLGGVASGSVEVDVSLSGALENLEGRARVSGEIASVVYREPYLVRLSALDIDLGFSDGTVEVRRGHLKLNEGELDLSGVVLDGEGVTDLRLALRDANFRLDHGLIVKVDSDLRYRSPLPPEVISALAEASERDALVSGRIEVDRGYLTRRINLDVDFLTQLLAPIDLTSTTDDPLEAIELNLQVTTREGVRVKNNIADLLARWDPISVHGSLLRPVIEGVVEVEPGGLVHLYGQTVRLDSASISYPGDLGAEPRLDLETTTSLEDPSIGQLAGNDPFRGEDETDQPVVGLDDVTGDLALYYGEQLAQRLSESLGEIQVSIRPVLVFGEADPTTRLTVSRDFSANVALAASVDLRNAENQTYVMDVRELQRLPGLVGQTFTDDESAYGGSLFQKLEFGGARRLEDTGPRIRRIRVPKLAGVSKRSIKRNLGIAKGDRLAPGSAFAAEVELIEHLRRRGYPSASVRMIASLDEAGERVELDVELEAGPRIDFRFIGEKIPKALRGSVRDLYRVEAPEAETLGEIRAQTVRVLRSRGFLDPQVEVEIVHGESDSNRTIEVRGEGGVRIEPGPPVFMGLGPEDAEIVAQRFAGPVQRVELALGLPEADQRLVSTLVKLGYPDARIVRRWSEQEGKGLNVEVETGARRRIHSIALTGVDNDTERARLTEALAVTAESPARGDLLALSVLQLGEQLEEDGYGRARVSLATEELPGDPFRTAVIFDVVKGERESVGAVDFDGLRASRKSWAGRVTDLEAGDTLGPSTLNSARRNLLSTGVFSSVSSRVEGAEGAGELVVFEVEERERYELAYGARWRSEDGLSAVLDASNRNLLGRGATVAMRALYRDDDQSLRWLLRLPRARKNAGSFEIFASARSRVDAGIVEDILETTLQYSRPFGGHSTVRVYGRYRDTELSEENPDPFLPFEERIKRPLFGTQYIFDNRSSDPIHPLGTFVSVDLSGSDQSFGDFGFARVFSQLRHFRDLPQLAGRRLTWGQSLQLGAAEAFGELFLLPVDRFTAGGEYSVRGYGFESLGPEDERLFASESAVVVLNQELRWKALDRLSPVAFVDVGNVYQDLGDLGSALFASVGFGVRALTPVGLLRLDLAHALDRRSVDPEFKLYFGLGTSF
- a CDS encoding polyphosphate kinase 2 family protein, coding for MPDSHRIIPGRPLELSRLATRAEKFHDDRDEAEREFRKLRKQLADYQFRLYSEGKQKLLVMLQAMDAGGKDSTIRRVFQGVNPQGVQVTSFKAPSKRELAHDYLWRVHRAVPGKGMIGLFNRSHYEDVLIVRVDSLVPEPVWRRRYEQINQFEELLAATGTVILKFYLHISKVEQKQRMEDRLSDPTRHWKFSRGDLDKRRQWNEYMAAYQEALTLCSTEHAPWYAIPADQKWYRNLAIARVLVSTLERMDPQYPEAEAGLDEIEVI